The following are encoded together in the Pedobacter sp. D749 genome:
- a CDS encoding Arm DNA-binding domain-containing protein → MKTNFSLLFYLKKQKNYVSGNVPIYIRITVEGNRAEMATNRDCDPKRWNAKGSRAIGSKEEIKVLNTHLDQLQNAIYYAHQCVFDMGLPITADAIKSQLPRYAHQFPYPIRSDCRP, encoded by the coding sequence CTTTTCTATCTGAAAAAGCAAAAGAACTATGTGAGTGGAAATGTACCGATCTACATAAGGATTACCGTAGAGGGAAACCGTGCGGAGATGGCCACCAATCGGGATTGCGACCCCAAACGATGGAACGCCAAGGGCAGCCGAGCCATCGGCTCCAAAGAAGAGATCAAGGTGTTGAACACCCATCTCGACCAATTGCAGAATGCCATTTATTATGCCCATCAATGTGTTTTCGATATGGGCTTGCCGATTACAGCAGATGCAATTAAATCCCAGTTACCTCGGTACGCTCACCAATTCCCATACCCTATTAGAAGCGATTGCCGACCATAA